From Carya illinoinensis cultivar Pawnee chromosome 5, C.illinoinensisPawnee_v1, whole genome shotgun sequence, one genomic window encodes:
- the LOC122308987 gene encoding alanine--tRNA ligase, chloroplastic/mitochondrial isoform X3, protein METLKLPHSLHCGHGGKKALFPFPSSSLSPRSSFAICPNRKFALSTGLFMRTITMVSPNIFPRGHCDLKEAQHAHFSKTSASASRQTMTEELMEDTSKDDPVSGDSIRRRFLNFYASRGHKVLPSASLVPDDPTVLLTIAGMLQFKPIFLGKVPRQVPCATTAQRCIRTNDVENVGRTARHHTFFEMLGNFSFGDYFKKKAIRWAWELSTIEFGLPAERLWISIYEDDDEAFKIWHDEVGVPVERIKRMGEDDNFWTSGVTGPCGPCSEIYYDFHPERGILDTDLGDDTRFIEFYNLVFMQYNKTEDGTLEPLKQKNIDTGLGLERMARILQKVPNNYETDLIYPIIEKAAELANVSYVLADDHTKMNLKIIGDHLRAIVYLISDGVFPSNIGRGYVVRRLIRRAVRTGKLLGIKGDGRGNVEGAFLPIVAEKVIELSTHIDADVKDRASRILEELKREELRFVQTLERGEKLLEEMLADAFLHAKENGTAPCLSGKDAFLLYDTYGFPVEITKEVAEERGASVDVNGFDVEMENQRRQSQAAHSAVKLAVGNGADITEDVPDTEFLGYETLYARALVESLLVNGNPVMQVSDGSEVEVLLNRTPFYAESGGQIADHGFLYVSDGESREKAVVEIKDVQKSFGNIFVHKGTIREGVLEVGREVEATVDAKLRQRAKVHHTATHLLQAALKKVVGQETSQAGSLVAFDRLRFDFNFHRPLHENEIVEIEGIINKWIGDATLLQTKVMPLVDAKRAGAIAMFGEKYGEQVRVVEVPGVSMELCGGTHVSNTSEIRGFKIISEQGIASGIRRIEAVAGEPFIEYVNARDYHMKNLCSTLKSFLL, encoded by the exons ATGGAGACCCTGAAGCTCCCACACTCTCTACACTGCGGCCACGGAGGCAAAAAAGCTCTCTTCCCATTTCCCTCTTCGAGCTTGTCTCCCAGATCATCCTTTGCAATCTGCCCGAACCGCAAATTCGCGCTTTCCACTG GTCTTTTTATGAGAACCATTACCATGGTTTCTCCTAATATTTTCCCGCGTGGGCATTGTGATCTAAAAGAAGCACAACATGCGCATTTTAGCAAAACCAGTGCATCAG CATCGAGGCAGACCATGACTGAGGAACTGATGGAAGATACATCAAAGGATGACCCTGTAAGTGGGGATTCTATTCGCCGTCggtttcttaatttttatgctTCCCGTGGTCACAAGGTTCTTCCAAGTGCTTCTTTGGTACCAGATGATCCGACAGTTCTACTGACAATCGCAGGAATGCTTCAATTCAAGCCTATATTCCTTGGAAAG GTTCCCAGACAGGTACCTTGTGCGACAACTGCGCAAAGATGCATACGTACCAACGATGTGGAGAATGTAGGTCGAACAGCTCGGCATCACACATTTTTTGAGATGCTTGGAAACTTCAGTTTTGGAGATTACTTCAAGAAGAAAGCAATTAGATGGGCTTGGGAGCTGTCAACCATCGA ATTTGGATTGCCAGCTGAGAGACTATGGATCAGTATTTATGAAGATGATGACGAAGCTTTTAAAATCTGGCATGATGAG GTGGGGGTTCCTGTGGAGCGTATAAAGAGGATGGGTGAAGATGACAACTTTTGGACTAGTGGAGTTACTGGTCCCTGTGGTCCCTGCTCAGAGATTTATTATGATTTCCATCCTGAGAGGGGAATTTTAGACACT GATCTTGGAGATGATACTAGGTTCATAGAGTTCTACAATCTGGTTTTCATGCAATACAACAAAACAGAGGACGGTACACTTGAACCCTTAAAACAGAAGAATATAGACACTGGGCTTGGTCTAGAGCGTATGGCTCGTATCCTCCAGAAG GTTCCAAACAACTATGAGACTGACTTGATTTATCCCATTATAGAGAAGGCCGCAGAGTTGGCCAATGTGTCATATGTTCTTGCTGATGATCATACCAAGATGAACCTTAAA ATTATAGGAGATCATCTGCGTGCAATTGTATATCTCATATCAGACGGAGTGTTCCCCTCAAACATTGGGAGAGGTTATGTAGTTCGGAGGCTTATCAGAAGGGCTGTCCGTACTGGCAAGTTGCTTGGTATAAAAGGGGACGGTAGGGGAAATGTAGAAGGAGCATTTTTGCCAATAGTTGCAGAAAAAGTAATAGAATTAAGCACTCATATTGATGCGGATGTAAAGGACAGAGCATCACGAATTCTTGAGGAGTTGAAAAGGGAAGAACTTCGCTTTGTACAAACATTGgagagaggagaaaaattgCTGGAAGAAATGCTAGCTGATGCATTCTTGCatgcaaaagaaaatggaaCTGCACCTTGCTTGTCCGGCAAAGATGCTTTTCTTTTGTATGACACATATGGGTTTCCTGTAGAGATAACAAAAGAAGTGGCTGAAGAACGTGGTGCAAGTGTAGATGTGAATGGATTTGATGTTGAAATGGAGAACCAAAGACGTCAATCTCAGGCTGCACACAGTGCTGTTAAACTTGCAGTTGGAAATGGTGCAGATATTACGGAAGATGTGCCTGACACTGAATTTCTTGGATATGAAACCCTTTATGCTAGAGCATTAGTGGAGAGCCTTCTGGTGAATGGGAACCCAGTGATGCAGGTTTCAGATGGAAGTGAAGTAGAAGTTCTGCTGAACAGAACACCATTTTATGCAGAATCAGGTGGTCAAATTGCAGATCATGGCTTTCTATATGTTAGTGATGGTGAAAGCCGAGAGAAAGCTGTTGTGGAGATAAAAGATGTCCAAAAATCTTTTGGTAACATATTTGTTCATAAGGGTACTATCAGAGAGGGAGTTCTAGAGGTTGGTAGAGAAGTGGAAGCAACGGTAGATGCAAAACTGAGGCAGCGGGCAAAG GTTCATCATACTGCAACGCATTTGCTACAAGCTGCACTTAAGAAAGTTGTAGGCCAGGAAACATCACAAGCAGGTTCATTGGTTGCTTTTGATCGTCTCAGGTTTGATTTCAACTTCCACCGACCACTTCATGAGAATGAGATTGTGGAAATCGAAGGAATTATCAACAAATGGATTGGTGACGCAACACTTCTTCAAACTAAAGTCATGCCTCTTGTTGATGCAAAAAGAGCGGGGGCTATTGCAATGTTTGGGGAAAAATATGGAGAACAG GTACGTGTTGTAGAGGTCCCAGGTGTATCGATGGAACTATGTGGCGGGACCCATGTCAGCAATACATCTGAGATACGTGGCTTCAAAATAATCTCAGAGCAGGGTATAGCATCTGGAATCAGACGAATAGAAGCCGTGGCTGGTGAACCTTTCATTGAATATGTCAATGCGAGAGATTACCATATGAAAAACCTGTGTTCCACTCTCAAa AGTTTCCTTTTATAG
- the LOC122308987 gene encoding alanine--tRNA ligase, chloroplastic/mitochondrial isoform X1, with amino-acid sequence METLKLPHSLHCGHGGKKALFPFPSSSLSPRSSFAICPNRKFALSTGLFMRTITMVSPNIFPRGHCDLKEAQHAHFSKTSASASRQTMTEELMEDTSKDDPVSGDSIRRRFLNFYASRGHKVLPSASLVPDDPTVLLTIAGMLQFKPIFLGKVPRQVPCATTAQRCIRTNDVENVGRTARHHTFFEMLGNFSFGDYFKKKAIRWAWELSTIEFGLPAERLWISIYEDDDEAFKIWHDEVGVPVERIKRMGEDDNFWTSGVTGPCGPCSEIYYDFHPERGILDTDLGDDTRFIEFYNLVFMQYNKTEDGTLEPLKQKNIDTGLGLERMARILQKVPNNYETDLIYPIIEKAAELANVSYVLADDHTKMNLKIIGDHLRAIVYLISDGVFPSNIGRGYVVRRLIRRAVRTGKLLGIKGDGRGNVEGAFLPIVAEKVIELSTHIDADVKDRASRILEELKREELRFVQTLERGEKLLEEMLADAFLHAKENGTAPCLSGKDAFLLYDTYGFPVEITKEVAEERGASVDVNGFDVEMENQRRQSQAAHSAVKLAVGNGADITEDVPDTEFLGYETLYARALVESLLVNGNPVMQVSDGSEVEVLLNRTPFYAESGGQIADHGFLYVSDGESREKAVVEIKDVQKSFGNIFVHKGTIREGVLEVGREVEATVDAKLRQRAKVHHTATHLLQAALKKVVGQETSQAGSLVAFDRLRFDFNFHRPLHENEIVEIEGIINKWIGDATLLQTKVMPLVDAKRAGAIAMFGEKYGEQVRVVEVPGVSMELCGGTHVSNTSEIRGFKIISEQGIASGIRRIEAVAGEPFIEYVNARDYHMKNLCSTLKVKAEEVTIRVENLLEELRMVRNEVSALRAKAAEYKASTVASKAFPVGSSKKIMILVECMDDIDADSLKSAAEYLVDVLQDPAAVVLGSCPGEGKVSLVAAFTPGVVDLGVQAGKFIGPIAKLCGGGGGGRPNFAQAGGRKPENLSSALDKAQSELVSILTEKAS; translated from the exons ATGGAGACCCTGAAGCTCCCACACTCTCTACACTGCGGCCACGGAGGCAAAAAAGCTCTCTTCCCATTTCCCTCTTCGAGCTTGTCTCCCAGATCATCCTTTGCAATCTGCCCGAACCGCAAATTCGCGCTTTCCACTG GTCTTTTTATGAGAACCATTACCATGGTTTCTCCTAATATTTTCCCGCGTGGGCATTGTGATCTAAAAGAAGCACAACATGCGCATTTTAGCAAAACCAGTGCATCAG CATCGAGGCAGACCATGACTGAGGAACTGATGGAAGATACATCAAAGGATGACCCTGTAAGTGGGGATTCTATTCGCCGTCggtttcttaatttttatgctTCCCGTGGTCACAAGGTTCTTCCAAGTGCTTCTTTGGTACCAGATGATCCGACAGTTCTACTGACAATCGCAGGAATGCTTCAATTCAAGCCTATATTCCTTGGAAAG GTTCCCAGACAGGTACCTTGTGCGACAACTGCGCAAAGATGCATACGTACCAACGATGTGGAGAATGTAGGTCGAACAGCTCGGCATCACACATTTTTTGAGATGCTTGGAAACTTCAGTTTTGGAGATTACTTCAAGAAGAAAGCAATTAGATGGGCTTGGGAGCTGTCAACCATCGA ATTTGGATTGCCAGCTGAGAGACTATGGATCAGTATTTATGAAGATGATGACGAAGCTTTTAAAATCTGGCATGATGAG GTGGGGGTTCCTGTGGAGCGTATAAAGAGGATGGGTGAAGATGACAACTTTTGGACTAGTGGAGTTACTGGTCCCTGTGGTCCCTGCTCAGAGATTTATTATGATTTCCATCCTGAGAGGGGAATTTTAGACACT GATCTTGGAGATGATACTAGGTTCATAGAGTTCTACAATCTGGTTTTCATGCAATACAACAAAACAGAGGACGGTACACTTGAACCCTTAAAACAGAAGAATATAGACACTGGGCTTGGTCTAGAGCGTATGGCTCGTATCCTCCAGAAG GTTCCAAACAACTATGAGACTGACTTGATTTATCCCATTATAGAGAAGGCCGCAGAGTTGGCCAATGTGTCATATGTTCTTGCTGATGATCATACCAAGATGAACCTTAAA ATTATAGGAGATCATCTGCGTGCAATTGTATATCTCATATCAGACGGAGTGTTCCCCTCAAACATTGGGAGAGGTTATGTAGTTCGGAGGCTTATCAGAAGGGCTGTCCGTACTGGCAAGTTGCTTGGTATAAAAGGGGACGGTAGGGGAAATGTAGAAGGAGCATTTTTGCCAATAGTTGCAGAAAAAGTAATAGAATTAAGCACTCATATTGATGCGGATGTAAAGGACAGAGCATCACGAATTCTTGAGGAGTTGAAAAGGGAAGAACTTCGCTTTGTACAAACATTGgagagaggagaaaaattgCTGGAAGAAATGCTAGCTGATGCATTCTTGCatgcaaaagaaaatggaaCTGCACCTTGCTTGTCCGGCAAAGATGCTTTTCTTTTGTATGACACATATGGGTTTCCTGTAGAGATAACAAAAGAAGTGGCTGAAGAACGTGGTGCAAGTGTAGATGTGAATGGATTTGATGTTGAAATGGAGAACCAAAGACGTCAATCTCAGGCTGCACACAGTGCTGTTAAACTTGCAGTTGGAAATGGTGCAGATATTACGGAAGATGTGCCTGACACTGAATTTCTTGGATATGAAACCCTTTATGCTAGAGCATTAGTGGAGAGCCTTCTGGTGAATGGGAACCCAGTGATGCAGGTTTCAGATGGAAGTGAAGTAGAAGTTCTGCTGAACAGAACACCATTTTATGCAGAATCAGGTGGTCAAATTGCAGATCATGGCTTTCTATATGTTAGTGATGGTGAAAGCCGAGAGAAAGCTGTTGTGGAGATAAAAGATGTCCAAAAATCTTTTGGTAACATATTTGTTCATAAGGGTACTATCAGAGAGGGAGTTCTAGAGGTTGGTAGAGAAGTGGAAGCAACGGTAGATGCAAAACTGAGGCAGCGGGCAAAG GTTCATCATACTGCAACGCATTTGCTACAAGCTGCACTTAAGAAAGTTGTAGGCCAGGAAACATCACAAGCAGGTTCATTGGTTGCTTTTGATCGTCTCAGGTTTGATTTCAACTTCCACCGACCACTTCATGAGAATGAGATTGTGGAAATCGAAGGAATTATCAACAAATGGATTGGTGACGCAACACTTCTTCAAACTAAAGTCATGCCTCTTGTTGATGCAAAAAGAGCGGGGGCTATTGCAATGTTTGGGGAAAAATATGGAGAACAG GTACGTGTTGTAGAGGTCCCAGGTGTATCGATGGAACTATGTGGCGGGACCCATGTCAGCAATACATCTGAGATACGTGGCTTCAAAATAATCTCAGAGCAGGGTATAGCATCTGGAATCAGACGAATAGAAGCCGTGGCTGGTGAACCTTTCATTGAATATGTCAATGCGAGAGATTACCATATGAAAAACCTGTGTTCCACTCTCAAa GTGAAGGCTGAAGAAGTAACAATCAGGGTAGAAAATCTCTTAGAGGAGTTACGGATGGTAAGAAATGAAGTTTCTGCTTTGCGAGCGAAGGCAGCAGAATACAAAGCATCAACTGTTGCGAGCAAGGCATTCCCAGTGGGCAGTTCAAAAAAGATCAT GATATTAGTTGAGTGCATGGATGATATTGACGCTGATTCACTGAAAAGTGCGGCTGAATATCTGGTGGATGTACTACAAGACCCAGCAGCTGTGGTATTGGGTTCATGTCCAGGTGAAGGAAAGGTTAGTTTGGTTGCCGCATTCACTCCTGGAGTTGTCGATTTAGGAGTACAGGCAGGGAAGTTCATAGGACCTATAGCTAAGTTGTGTGGTGGGGGAGGGGGTGGCAGGCCCAATTTTGCTCAGGCAGGTGGGAGGAAACCTGAGAATTTGTCAAGTGCCCTCGACAAAGCCCAATCAGAGCTTGTCTCAATCCTGACTGAGAAGGCAAGCTGA
- the LOC122308987 gene encoding alanine--tRNA ligase, chloroplastic/mitochondrial isoform X2, producing the protein MRTITMVSPNIFPRGHCDLKEAQHAHFSKTSASASRQTMTEELMEDTSKDDPVSGDSIRRRFLNFYASRGHKVLPSASLVPDDPTVLLTIAGMLQFKPIFLGKVPRQVPCATTAQRCIRTNDVENVGRTARHHTFFEMLGNFSFGDYFKKKAIRWAWELSTIEFGLPAERLWISIYEDDDEAFKIWHDEVGVPVERIKRMGEDDNFWTSGVTGPCGPCSEIYYDFHPERGILDTDLGDDTRFIEFYNLVFMQYNKTEDGTLEPLKQKNIDTGLGLERMARILQKVPNNYETDLIYPIIEKAAELANVSYVLADDHTKMNLKIIGDHLRAIVYLISDGVFPSNIGRGYVVRRLIRRAVRTGKLLGIKGDGRGNVEGAFLPIVAEKVIELSTHIDADVKDRASRILEELKREELRFVQTLERGEKLLEEMLADAFLHAKENGTAPCLSGKDAFLLYDTYGFPVEITKEVAEERGASVDVNGFDVEMENQRRQSQAAHSAVKLAVGNGADITEDVPDTEFLGYETLYARALVESLLVNGNPVMQVSDGSEVEVLLNRTPFYAESGGQIADHGFLYVSDGESREKAVVEIKDVQKSFGNIFVHKGTIREGVLEVGREVEATVDAKLRQRAKVHHTATHLLQAALKKVVGQETSQAGSLVAFDRLRFDFNFHRPLHENEIVEIEGIINKWIGDATLLQTKVMPLVDAKRAGAIAMFGEKYGEQVRVVEVPGVSMELCGGTHVSNTSEIRGFKIISEQGIASGIRRIEAVAGEPFIEYVNARDYHMKNLCSTLKVKAEEVTIRVENLLEELRMVRNEVSALRAKAAEYKASTVASKAFPVGSSKKIMILVECMDDIDADSLKSAAEYLVDVLQDPAAVVLGSCPGEGKVSLVAAFTPGVVDLGVQAGKFIGPIAKLCGGGGGGRPNFAQAGGRKPENLSSALDKAQSELVSILTEKAS; encoded by the exons ATGAGAACCATTACCATGGTTTCTCCTAATATTTTCCCGCGTGGGCATTGTGATCTAAAAGAAGCACAACATGCGCATTTTAGCAAAACCAGTGCATCAG CATCGAGGCAGACCATGACTGAGGAACTGATGGAAGATACATCAAAGGATGACCCTGTAAGTGGGGATTCTATTCGCCGTCggtttcttaatttttatgctTCCCGTGGTCACAAGGTTCTTCCAAGTGCTTCTTTGGTACCAGATGATCCGACAGTTCTACTGACAATCGCAGGAATGCTTCAATTCAAGCCTATATTCCTTGGAAAG GTTCCCAGACAGGTACCTTGTGCGACAACTGCGCAAAGATGCATACGTACCAACGATGTGGAGAATGTAGGTCGAACAGCTCGGCATCACACATTTTTTGAGATGCTTGGAAACTTCAGTTTTGGAGATTACTTCAAGAAGAAAGCAATTAGATGGGCTTGGGAGCTGTCAACCATCGA ATTTGGATTGCCAGCTGAGAGACTATGGATCAGTATTTATGAAGATGATGACGAAGCTTTTAAAATCTGGCATGATGAG GTGGGGGTTCCTGTGGAGCGTATAAAGAGGATGGGTGAAGATGACAACTTTTGGACTAGTGGAGTTACTGGTCCCTGTGGTCCCTGCTCAGAGATTTATTATGATTTCCATCCTGAGAGGGGAATTTTAGACACT GATCTTGGAGATGATACTAGGTTCATAGAGTTCTACAATCTGGTTTTCATGCAATACAACAAAACAGAGGACGGTACACTTGAACCCTTAAAACAGAAGAATATAGACACTGGGCTTGGTCTAGAGCGTATGGCTCGTATCCTCCAGAAG GTTCCAAACAACTATGAGACTGACTTGATTTATCCCATTATAGAGAAGGCCGCAGAGTTGGCCAATGTGTCATATGTTCTTGCTGATGATCATACCAAGATGAACCTTAAA ATTATAGGAGATCATCTGCGTGCAATTGTATATCTCATATCAGACGGAGTGTTCCCCTCAAACATTGGGAGAGGTTATGTAGTTCGGAGGCTTATCAGAAGGGCTGTCCGTACTGGCAAGTTGCTTGGTATAAAAGGGGACGGTAGGGGAAATGTAGAAGGAGCATTTTTGCCAATAGTTGCAGAAAAAGTAATAGAATTAAGCACTCATATTGATGCGGATGTAAAGGACAGAGCATCACGAATTCTTGAGGAGTTGAAAAGGGAAGAACTTCGCTTTGTACAAACATTGgagagaggagaaaaattgCTGGAAGAAATGCTAGCTGATGCATTCTTGCatgcaaaagaaaatggaaCTGCACCTTGCTTGTCCGGCAAAGATGCTTTTCTTTTGTATGACACATATGGGTTTCCTGTAGAGATAACAAAAGAAGTGGCTGAAGAACGTGGTGCAAGTGTAGATGTGAATGGATTTGATGTTGAAATGGAGAACCAAAGACGTCAATCTCAGGCTGCACACAGTGCTGTTAAACTTGCAGTTGGAAATGGTGCAGATATTACGGAAGATGTGCCTGACACTGAATTTCTTGGATATGAAACCCTTTATGCTAGAGCATTAGTGGAGAGCCTTCTGGTGAATGGGAACCCAGTGATGCAGGTTTCAGATGGAAGTGAAGTAGAAGTTCTGCTGAACAGAACACCATTTTATGCAGAATCAGGTGGTCAAATTGCAGATCATGGCTTTCTATATGTTAGTGATGGTGAAAGCCGAGAGAAAGCTGTTGTGGAGATAAAAGATGTCCAAAAATCTTTTGGTAACATATTTGTTCATAAGGGTACTATCAGAGAGGGAGTTCTAGAGGTTGGTAGAGAAGTGGAAGCAACGGTAGATGCAAAACTGAGGCAGCGGGCAAAG GTTCATCATACTGCAACGCATTTGCTACAAGCTGCACTTAAGAAAGTTGTAGGCCAGGAAACATCACAAGCAGGTTCATTGGTTGCTTTTGATCGTCTCAGGTTTGATTTCAACTTCCACCGACCACTTCATGAGAATGAGATTGTGGAAATCGAAGGAATTATCAACAAATGGATTGGTGACGCAACACTTCTTCAAACTAAAGTCATGCCTCTTGTTGATGCAAAAAGAGCGGGGGCTATTGCAATGTTTGGGGAAAAATATGGAGAACAG GTACGTGTTGTAGAGGTCCCAGGTGTATCGATGGAACTATGTGGCGGGACCCATGTCAGCAATACATCTGAGATACGTGGCTTCAAAATAATCTCAGAGCAGGGTATAGCATCTGGAATCAGACGAATAGAAGCCGTGGCTGGTGAACCTTTCATTGAATATGTCAATGCGAGAGATTACCATATGAAAAACCTGTGTTCCACTCTCAAa GTGAAGGCTGAAGAAGTAACAATCAGGGTAGAAAATCTCTTAGAGGAGTTACGGATGGTAAGAAATGAAGTTTCTGCTTTGCGAGCGAAGGCAGCAGAATACAAAGCATCAACTGTTGCGAGCAAGGCATTCCCAGTGGGCAGTTCAAAAAAGATCAT GATATTAGTTGAGTGCATGGATGATATTGACGCTGATTCACTGAAAAGTGCGGCTGAATATCTGGTGGATGTACTACAAGACCCAGCAGCTGTGGTATTGGGTTCATGTCCAGGTGAAGGAAAGGTTAGTTTGGTTGCCGCATTCACTCCTGGAGTTGTCGATTTAGGAGTACAGGCAGGGAAGTTCATAGGACCTATAGCTAAGTTGTGTGGTGGGGGAGGGGGTGGCAGGCCCAATTTTGCTCAGGCAGGTGGGAGGAAACCTGAGAATTTGTCAAGTGCCCTCGACAAAGCCCAATCAGAGCTTGTCTCAATCCTGACTGAGAAGGCAAGCTGA